The Thermodesulfovibrio sp. 3462-1 genome contains the following window.
TTAAAATGCGAGAACTAAAAACCATTTCACCAAAACCAATTGTATTATGTAGTGCCTTGATTTTTTTATTAGCAGGTTGCACTCAATATGTGTGGAAAGCCCCGCCAGGAAAGGGCTATTTTGAAGCAACACTTGATTATCAAGAATGTCAAAACTATGCTAATACCCTTTATCCCCAAAAGCCTTTACCAGAGCCCGAAATAAGTGGATATAACTGCTCCGGGAGCAGTCATGGTAGCACTTATTATTATAGCTTTGGAAGCTCAAGCTCTTACTCAAACTATAATCTCCAATGTAAGCCAGTATATGACTACACTAAAAGAAATTGGGCACAAATAGGCGAAAATATAAAAGCGATTGCAAGAGATAAGGCATTTAGAGAATGTATGGAAGGAAAAGGATATAGGTATGAACCAAAAGAATAATACAAAGAGCCGTTCAATATTAAAGGAGAGGAGGTAAGTACAAATGAGAAAAATAAGTAGTATAGCCTGCGTTGTTTTTGTATTCTTAGCTTTTTTCCTATCAAGGTCAGCCTTCTGTTTTGACAGTAGTTTTAGTGATTTCGGTGACTACGGAACAACAAAAGAAGATAGACTAAGATACAACCCTTTTGAAAACGAATGGAGTTATGAACCTGAAGATGCTCGCTTGAAGTACAACCCTTTTGAAAACGAATGGAGTTATGAACCTGAAGATGCTCGCTTGAAGTACAACCCTTTTGAAAACCGTTGGGAGTGGGCGCATTAATGAAACACAGAGGCATTTATAAGCGTGGTAGAATTTATTGGATTTGTTATGTAGATGCAGTAGGCAAGCTAAGAAGAGAAAGCACAAAGTCAACCAACGTTCACACTGCTATCAGTCTTCTTGCTAAGAGAAGGGCTGAGGTAATGGAAGGCAAGCTTCCAGTTACAACCATTAAGAAGTATACATTCCAGGAACTTGCAGAAAGGTATACAGAGTATGTCTCTATTCAGAGAAGCTATAGGAAATTTAAAAGCTATATCATTCAGAGGCTAAAAGAAAGATTTGCTGATATGCCACTTAAAGCATTTAACACACAGATTGTTGAACAACTGCAAGTTGACCTTATAAAAGAAGGTAGGAAACCAGCAACAATTAACAGAACAATAGCTGTTCTTAAACATATGCTGAGAAAGGCTCAAGAATGGGACATGATAGAAGAGGAAATCTTAAAGAGAGTCAGAAAAGTTGGCACTCTAAAAGAAAACAACCAAAGGTTAAGATACCTTACAGAGGAAGAAATACAGAAACTGCTTTCATGTTGCGATAAGCATCTTTATCCGATTGTATTAACTGCACTGTCAACAGGTATGAGAAAAGAAGAAATCCTGAGCTTAAAATGGGATAACATAGACTTAAAGAATGGCTACATCCATGTAGAAAAGACAAAAAATGGTGAAAGAAGAGATATTCCAATTAATGCAACTCTCTTTAAAACCCTGAGAGAACTTTACATTAACAGAAGGATTGATACTCAGTATGTCTTTGTAAACCCTGAAACAGGCACAAGATACTATGACATCAAAAGAGCCTTTAGAACAGCACTAAAGAAAGCTAAGATTGAGGATTTCCGCTTTCATGACCTAAGACACACATTTGCAAGCCACCTTGTAATGAAAGGAGTTGACCTAACAACAGTCAAAGAACTCTTAGGACATAAAGAACTAAGAATGACCTTAAGATACTCTCACTTAGCACCTGAACATAAAAACAGAGCAATAGCTTGTCTTGATGGTTTGTTTTCAACAACTGTGAATTCTACTTCACAATTACTTCACAATTTTTAATTTTTAAGGAAGTGTGATTTCTTGTAAACCCTTGATAATTCTTGATGGACGGTAGGGGACTTGAACCCCCGACCTCCAGAGTGCGATTCTGGCGCTCTCCCAACTGAGCTAACCGCCCGCTTTGTTTTATAATATTTTATCAAAAAATTTCTAAGGAGGAACAGATGAACTGGCAGGATGTGAAAAAAAATGCAAAAGAAAAGTTAAAACCTTACTGCCGTGTATGTCCTATTTGCAATGGCATTGCCTGTGCAGGAGAAGTCCCGGGTATGGGTGGCGTTGGAACAGGCTCTTCTTTCAAAGCCAATATTGAAGCTTTACACAAGATCAAACTCAATCTTTCCACTATCCATAATGTAAGAGAACCTGATACAGCTATTGAAATTTTTGGTCAAAGTCTTTCCCTTCCTGTAATGGCTGCACCAATCACAGGAACAACATACAACATGGGAGGTGCAATTACAGAAGAGGTTTATTGTGAAGAGGTAATTGCAGGCTCTATTATGGCAGGAACAATTGGCTGGACAGGTGATGGAGCAGATCCATTAATGTATGGAAGTGGAATTAATGCAATTAAGAAAAATAATGGTAAAGGAATTCCTATAATTAAGCCAAGAGCACAGGATGAGATAATCAAAAGAATAAAGCAGGCTGAAGATGCGGGAGCAAGAGCAGTGGGAGTTGATATTGACGGAGCAGGACTTATTACAATGGCACTGAAGGGACAGCCTGTCAGTCCAAAATCTCCAAAGGAGATTGAAGAACTCGTTAAGGCAACCTCTCTTCCATTTATTCTCAAAGGAATAATGACTTTGAGAGAAGCTGAAATTGCTTACAACGTGGGTGCTTCAGCAATTGTTGTATCAAATCATGGTGGAAGAATTCTTGACCACACTCCAGGTGTTGCAGAGGTTCTGCCAGAAATTGCTGAAAAAT
Protein-coding sequences here:
- a CDS encoding alpha-hydroxy-acid oxidizing protein, giving the protein MNWQDVKKNAKEKLKPYCRVCPICNGIACAGEVPGMGGVGTGSSFKANIEALHKIKLNLSTIHNVREPDTAIEIFGQSLSLPVMAAPITGTTYNMGGAITEEVYCEEVIAGSIMAGTIGWTGDGADPLMYGSGINAIKKNNGKGIPIIKPRAQDEIIKRIKQAEDAGARAVGVDIDGAGLITMALKGQPVSPKSPKEIEELVKATSLPFILKGIMTLREAEIAYNVGASAIVVSNHGGRILDHTPGVAEVLPEIAEKFKGKIKIIADGGVRSGVDVLKLLALGADAVLIGRPVVVAVFGGGREALKLYFDNIKNELKQAMLLTGVASVKDVPRAILRF
- a CDS encoding site-specific integrase, with protein sequence MKHRGIYKRGRIYWICYVDAVGKLRRESTKSTNVHTAISLLAKRRAEVMEGKLPVTTIKKYTFQELAERYTEYVSIQRSYRKFKSYIIQRLKERFADMPLKAFNTQIVEQLQVDLIKEGRKPATINRTIAVLKHMLRKAQEWDMIEEEILKRVRKVGTLKENNQRLRYLTEEEIQKLLSCCDKHLYPIVLTALSTGMRKEEILSLKWDNIDLKNGYIHVEKTKNGERRDIPINATLFKTLRELYINRRIDTQYVFVNPETGTRYYDIKRAFRTALKKAKIEDFRFHDLRHTFASHLVMKGVDLTTVKELLGHKELRMTLRYSHLAPEHKNRAIACLDGLFSTTVNSTSQLLHNF